A DNA window from Nycticebus coucang isolate mNycCou1 chromosome 1, mNycCou1.pri, whole genome shotgun sequence contains the following coding sequences:
- the DMP1 gene encoding dentin matrix acidic phosphoprotein 1 translates to MKTSILLMFLWGLSSALPVARYQNNESESSEEWKGHLAPASTPPLESGVSSERSQVSSEEQANEDPSDSTESEEGLVSDDRQDVHRPAGGFSSNAAIQGDDKDDDEDDSGDDTFGDDDNGPVSEERQGGNSRRGSDEDSADTTQSSEESVPQAEDSAQDVTSESRDLDNDMVDSRPGGSDSTPDSESEEHWVGVGSDGGRSHGDGSEFDDEGMQSDDPDSIRWRKDSTRNSERTSTEDSGESQAGERPSRTALRKSRPSQEAGPEERDGSRAREEVQSDSTENADALEAGLRPSREDSRNESQEDREENEAQEDSRNEPEPSSESSQEADLPSEESSSESPEEAAGESRGDNPDDAANSDSSEEGGLTTSSSSESESREEQANGESSESLQSSEESPESSEEGDSSSQEGLRSRSASAESASEEDRSSDSQDSSRSKEDSDSTESNSSSEEDGQSKTVEIESRKLTVDAYHNKPIGDQDDNDCQDGY, encoded by the exons GGTCATTTGGCTCCGGCATCAACACCACCCTTG gAGAGTGGTGTGTCGTCAGAAAGAAGTCAAGTTAGCTCAGAGGAACAG GCAAATGAAGACCCCAGTGACAGCACTGAGTCCGAGGAGGGACTGGTCTCTGATGATCGTCAGGATGTCCACAGACCAGCTGGTGGCTTCTCTAGCAATGCAGCAATACAAGGAGATGAtaaagatgatgatgaagatgacagTGGAGATGACACCTTTGGTGATGATGATAACGGGCCAGTGTCTGAAGAAAGACAAGGAGGAAATTCCCGACGGGGAAGTGATGAGGATTCTGCTGACACCACACAATCCAGTGAAGAGAGTGTCCCACAGGCAGAAGACAGTGCCCAAGATGTCACCAGTGAGAGCAGGGACCTTGACAATGACATGGTGGACAGCAGACCCGGGGGAAGTGACTCCACTCCAGATAGCGAGAGTGAGGAGCACTGGGTAGGAGTTGGCAGTGACGGCGGGAGGAGCCATGGGGATGGCTCCGAGTTTGATGACGAGGGAATGCAGAGTGATGACCCAGACAGCATAAGGTGGAGGAAGGACTCCACCAGGAACAGTGAGAGGACGAGCACTGAGGACTCTGGCGAGAGCCAAGCCGGGGAGCGTCCCAGCAGGACGGCGTTGCGGAAgtcccgcccttcccaggaagCCGGCCCGGAAGAGCGCGACGGGAGCCGCGCCCGGGAGGAAGTCCAGAGCGACTCCACGGAGAACGCCGACGCCCTGGAAGCAGGCCTCAGACCGTCCCGGGAGGACAGCAGGAATGAATCTCAGGAAGACAGAGAGGAAAACGAGGCCCAGGAGGACAGTCGGAATGAGCCAGAGCCCAGCAGCGAATCCAGTCAGGAGGCAGACCTGCCATCGGAAGAGAGCAGCAGCGAGTCCCCAGAGGAGGCTGCGGGCGAGTCTCGGGGGGACAACCCGGATGACGCCGCCAACAGCGACTCCAGCGAGGAGGGTGGCCTGACCACGTCCTCCAGTTCAGAAAGCGAATCCAGAGAGGAGCAGGCCAACGGTGAGTCCAGTGAAAGCCTCCAGTCGTCGGAGGAGAGCCCGGAGTCCTCCGAGGAGGGGGACAGTTCCAGTCAGGAGGGCCTCCGGTCTCGCAGCGCCTCGGCCGAGAGTGCCTCCGAGGAAGACCGTAGCAGcgactctcaggacagcagcagGTCCAAAGAAGACAGCGACTCCACTGAGAGCAACTCCAGCAGCGAGGAGGACGGCCAGTCAAAAACCGTggagatagaaagcagaaaattaaCAGTCGATGCTTACCACAACAAGCCCATTGGGGATCAAGATGACAACGACTGCCAAGATGGCTATTAG